tgtatatatatttttttacctttatttaacaaggcaagtcagttaagaacaaattcttatttgctatgacggcctaccccggccaaaccgtgacccggatgacactgggccaattgtgcgccgctctacgggactcccaatcacggccagttgtgatacagcctggaatcaaaccagggtctgtagtgacacctctagcactgagatgtaagTACCTttgactgctgtgccactcgagaGCACCACTCGggagtactgtatatattttgggTATAATATGTATATTTATGTTGTATATACAGGGCGCATTTGTCttccctgttaaaataaaggttaaatgaaacaATTAAATACAAAAACTGACTGACTTCGATTTGAATTCATTTATATAGTGTATGTTACCAGGCAACGGATAGACTTGACTTTTTATGGGATACAACATAGGGGGGCTCCTGAGCGGCGCAGTGgcctaagtcactgcatctcagtacaagaggcGTCACTGTAGTATGTGATTCGAATCCAGACTGCAGTACGTGATTCGAATCccggctgcatcacatccggctgtgattgggagtcccatagggcggcgcacaattggcctagatTGAAATGGTCACATTCATAagaaagggaggcagaggaaATGTTGATGAAACtctgagaggaaagagagataaagaaaaaTATGTGAAGGGAAAGAGACTCACCTTTGGCtgaacctccacctccaccacttgATTCTTGTTCATGCAGCCTTTCACAAAGCCTTCAACATTGCTGTTGAACTTCATAAAGATCACATAGGTGGCATAGGCTGAGAGCAGAGCAATACTTTCCCAGTAGGAGATGTAGTTATCCAGGAAGAAACATATGAGCATGATCAGGCCAATGATGTAGAAGGAGACGTCACGGAAGAGGGGCCACCAGGTCAGATTGAGGATCTCCCTGGAGAAGATGGCACACATTCCAATGACGAAGAGAATGTTGAAGACAGCTGAACCCACAATGGTTCCGATACCCACATTGCTGTGGGAGATGAATACGCCGATGACAGAAGTGAAAAGCTCGGGAGCTGACCCACCTGCCGCCATGAAGGTGGCCCCCGCCACGTCATCAGAGATGGCCAGCTTCTCTGTGATGACTGTCAGAGCGGGCACGAAGAATTCATCACACACAATGGCTAAAGAGATGAACATGTACAGCATCCCAAACATGTGGAGCACCACAGCACCCTGGCGCCTCTCTTCCAGAGTGAACAGGTCTGTGGGGTAGTCCCCCTGGCTCTCGTTGCCGTCTGCCGAAGACCTCATGGCCACGGGCATGTCGGCTGAGACATTGGGATCCCTCTGGTGCTGAGTGGAAAGTAGAGTCCTGTGGGGAGCAGGACCAGACTGAAGGAGGGCCTCTTGAGGCAGGAGCAGCTCCGAGTGGGTCCCTGAGCTCCATGTCAAGGCGCTGAAGGAAAAGGAGATAGCACTTATGGCTACCAGGCTGAACACAAAACCCAGGATTCGTATGGGCCTCAGCTTTCTAAGCAGGTTCTGGTGACGGTGCCTCTTACACGTTGCATCCAGAAAGGGCCTTTGCACCACCATATCCAAGCAGGGTTGGTCCAAACCCATCACTgtgatgtgctgtgtgtgtttctatacTCTCAATGGTTGGCTGGAAAGAGGGTGAGCTGGTTTTTGTTACCAGACACAACGCATGGTGCTGCCGTGGGCTTCAAACAACATAGGAGTATTCCTGAAGCTTTCCAGGGTCTGGCTTGCCAAACGATGTCTTCATATTAGCCTCTAAAAACAAGATTTGAATAGATTTTTGAAGAGAAAAAGGAGGAAGCTTCAACATGTAGAATTTACACACAGCAACAAACTGTTAGTTGTCACATGCCTACCTCAATTCTGTAGTGGATTTAACACCACGATGTAGCCTAGTCCTGACCATGGTTATCCAATTTCCTTGAAGATTATTTTTACATTTCAATGTTCTGATGTTTCATTGTGGTATTAAGACCTATGCTATGATACAGATATACCAGCAATACATGGGTTCAGAGGCAGAGAAATTGAGGGAATAGCTATATCTTACTTTATCTTTTCAGAAATAAGCAAATAACATTGAGGAAAAATCTTCAAATGTTTGAATTCATAATAGTCTAATCATTGCTTGTCACATGCATTGTAAATTACACCCAGATATTTAAGTGATAAGGCCCGAGATGCCAGTGTTTGGAGAATACTTTGGCACGGGTTTTTTAACCCAAGCTaaaatatatcctccaaacatcggctttgagggcattatcgCTTTTATACAAGgagttaccaacatattcaaatcacttcaaactgaagctggaaagactgcaaactaacTGCACTTCGTTTAGTTTGAGATTTTTTCAatttacatttctttgtatatagccattaaaaaaaatgtaaccagCTGATTCCAGATTTCGACGGGCTGAGAAAAGCTGCATGCCTGCCTGTCTCGTCCCGACACATTCATCATTATGAGACAGCTGGagatttgaatattgaaacaatgttgcaaatgtcagagagacagacagcaagtttgatacaaatctctgctgttgaaaactaaacgTTGggctaaaagaaatgtgagataatgtttAGATGCTTTTAATAGAGAAGGCCAAGTTTATACATTTTCTGGCTCggttgatgagacagtggattgcgcagtcaaatggtaatttgtggaatagacaccggctggaatgcggttttaaccaaccagcattcaggattagacccaccagTTGTATAAAGGCTATTAATAACATGGAAAACAGGTAGCCTATTTCCTCTGAAAAATATAGACTACATATTAATAGGGACAGGAATGTATGCACTGTCGTTACCATGCTATGTATGTGAACAGTGGAAATAATGCACCAATTTGGCCTACTAGGATAGAGAGGATTCATTAGAAAATATGTATAATAAAGATTCGCCCTACTAATGGTATGGTATCCAGGTAGAATTGTTGCAAATAACCAAATTCCACAAAATTATAGGCCTACTCGGTATGTGATGCACCAAATGCCCCAGACCTAAAAACGAACTTCAATGGCACCTTTATACTGGTTATAGTTACTATATGATTGGATTGCGGCGTTTGAAGCAGATCAAACGTAGCCAAAGCAAATCATATGTGCGTTTGTTCTGCATAGGCTAGGCTATCTATTCTCTGCAGAATGTAACATTTTTGTTGCGCAGACTTGTTTTGTGTCGCAAACGTGGTTAACTGACATAGATTATACATGAAAATCTAAATCTAAATACTTTTACAATATAAAAATTATTAACGGCTATTGGCATTTAAATGAAATAGTCTACACGCAAAAAATAGGCTACTGGCCTTCTCTAGCGTAGTCTACACCGTGCATTGAAATATCCGCATGGTATGTCTTCATTTATATGAGGAGCAGACAAACGTCTGTTGCAACGTGCGCCTCTGTCCTGCAGTAAAATCTCCCTGCCGCTTAACATTAAAACATAACACGTCAAAGCTGCGTGATTATTACCGACTgtgcacaaactggttgaatcaatgttgtttccacgtcatttcaaccccccaaaaatgcgatatgatgacgttgaatcaacgtggaaatgTAAGGGAATTTTGTATTTTCCCCCGACTTTTAAAACTAGATCCAAAGACAtggagattttttgttgttgatttaaccttgaattcacattagttgccAACTCAACCACATGTAAATAAAAACTAGACATTGCACTggggtctgtgcccagtgggtagacTACTCAGTTGTCGTAATTTGCGCAAAACATGTCAAATTGACAAATGTGTCAGTAATTATGAATGTCTTACCTTATATAGCGGTAAATAGAACGGCAACCGTAACACACCAGGTCGGAATTCGGTTCCGTCTTTTGTGTTCCCTTGCTCTCATTGAGCAAATGTGATGTTCATACCCTATCCGACGATTGAGGAGGAGCTCCGACAAACTGGTTGCAAACTGCGCTCACCTCAACATCATCCCTCCCATCTCACTGAGAAATCATTCTAGTCTAAAATACATTGCTAATCTAAAAGAAACGACTGGAACCTAAGGTAAGGTCGGTCTAACCACGTGAATAGGAAGGTTATAGTTTACAACAGTGGAAGCCGTCATATGCCATAACAGGATAGACTAAACCTTGATGGAGTTGCCGTGGTTACAGCAATGGCACCATTTCAACTATACAGATAGAGCTGATATAGATGGATATACTTGTGCATGTTTGAAATAACATTCAATGATGTTACTTAATGGCCTACACATGATCCTTCATATATAGGTAGAAGGTTTGAAGGTCACAGAAGGGGAGTCGCCCAAATGGAGCTAAACCGGTGCTTTATTCACAAAGTGGaagagctaggatcaggtttgcCTTTTAAACCATATGGAATAAGAGGGGAGACTTTattcctaaatcagcactcctaatCTATCACTAGGTTGAAAAATATCAGGGCATTTTGGGACATAAGATCCATAAAGGAATGCAGTCATGATTTCAAGGTCAAATAGTGTGTGCTCTATGAAATCAGTGGGATTTGGTATTGTGGGATTTGTCTGTTGCTCAGCCTTCGGTTGAAGTTACATTCATCTCTACGAACCTGCTGCTCATGTTTACTTTTCATTCCTCTTACATCAAAATCCCCACCAGGGCTTAGCATTAGCAGACATGCCAAACAAGCCGTGTTGGATAAAGACAGCAGTCTCTGCACGGCatgactggttgaaacaacgctgtttccacatcatttcaaccccCAAAAATAAATGTAGGAAAACTCATTGGATTTGCAGAGACATCAACATCAGGGAATTTCGTGTTTTTTTTACCTAACCTTTAACCTAAACTTTTAACCTCgaatgacatggtgacatgttttgttgatttcacgttgaattcacaatagttgacaactcaaccaaatgtaaaacaaaactagacattgaactgacgtctgtgtgCAGTGGGAAAGTATGTGACACTAATGCCCTCGTGGTAGGTAATAAATCACGATTCACTGACCTCATTGATTGCCCTCCCTTCTTTCCCTGCCTGCAATCAACCCAAAATGGGAACATAGACAGATAGAAACTTGTCTGCCTTTGTGTTATCAATATCCACTTAGGCCTATCATTGAAAGACAGACATGTGCATGAACAATTCACACTGACCCGTGCACCCACAGTGTTAGAAGCTCAGAACTATGAACTGAGAAGGATGACATGATTTCTCAAACTCTTCTATACTATTCCAACCAACACAATGTGCACTTCCATTGTGGCTTgttataattatttttttaaatcatgcaTAGCCTACCAAATAAGCAAAACTCTTTTCACATTTCACAAAAAGGCCTGTATTGCTTTCATAAAGAGAACACAAGTTAAATAACACTTCAATAGCATTATCTATTAACCTCTTCCAacagattgcatcgtctgtggatctattggggtagTAAgaaaattgcagtgggtctagggtagcAGGTAAGGttgaggtgatatgatccttgactattctctaaaagcacttcataatgacagAAGTCAGTGCTATGGGGagagtcatttagttcagttacctttgctttcttgggtacagaaaGAATGCCATTAGCTGTACCCTTCTCCtactcttcctctgttcctctggtgatgtagaggttaatccaggccctgaaGTGCCTAGcttcactcccattccccaggcactctcatttgttgaattCTGTAACcgcaaaagccttggtttcatgcatgttaacattagaagcctcctccataAGTTTACTgatttagcacactctgccaaccctgatgtcctagccgtgtctgaatcctggcttaggaaggccaccaaaaatccggAAATTTCCTTccataactataacattttccgacaagatagaactgccaaagggggcggagttgcaatctactgcagaaacagcctgcagagttctgtcatacaatcctggtctgtgcccaaacaatttgagcttctacttctaaaaatccaaCTTTCCAGAAAAAGCCTCTCACTGTTGAcgcttgttatagaccaccttctgcccccagctgtgccctggacacaatATGTggattgattgccccccatctatcttcagagctcgtactgttaggtgacctaaaatgggacatgcttaacaccccggccgtcctacattctatgctagatgccctcaatctcacacaaattatcaatgaacctaccaggtacaaccccaatctgtaaacacgggcaccctcatagatatcatcctgaccaacctgtcctctaaatacacctctgctgtcttcaaccaagatctcagcgatcactgcctcattgcctgcgtccgtaatgggtctgcggtcaaacgaccacccctcatcactgtcaaatgctccctaaaacacttccgcgagcaggcctttctaatcaacctggcccaggtatccattccgtcagtagaggatgcctggttattctttaaaagcgcttccctcaccatcttaaataagcatgccccattaaaaaaaagtggaaccaggaacagatacacacttggttcactccagacttcactgcccttgaccagcacaaaaacatcctgtggcatactgcattagcatcgaatagcccccgcgaattgcaacttttcagggaagttaggaaccaatatacacaggcagttaggaaagcaaaggctaactttttcaaacagaaatttgaatCCTGTTGcaaaaactcaaaaaagttctggggcactgtaaagtccatggagaatatgagcacctcctcccagctgcccactgcactggggctaggaaacactgtcaccaccgatgaatccacaataattgagaatttcaagaacaTTTTTCtactgctggccatgctttccacctggcgatgcctaccctggtcaacagccctgtACCTCCCACAGCAACTAGCCCAAACCTCcctcatttctccttcacccaaatccagacagctgatgttctgaaagagttgcaaaatctggacccccacaaatcagctgggctagacaatctggacctctctttctaaaattatccaccacaattgttgcaacccctattactagcctgtacaacctctctttcgtatcatctgagatccccagagattggaaagctgccgcagtcatccccctcttcaaaggggagacactctagacccaaacggTTACAGACATATATCTATCcgaccctgcctttctaaggtcttcgaaagccaagttaacaaacagatcaccaaccattttgaatcccaccgtaccttctccgctatgcattctggtttctgagctggtcatgggtgcacctcagccacgctcaaggtcctaaacgatatcataaccaccatcgataaaaacaatactgtgcaaccgtattcatcgacctggccaaggctttcgactctgtcaatcaccacattcttatcagcagactcaacagccttggtttctcaaatgactgcctcgtttggttcaccaactacttctcagacagagttctgtgtgtcaaatcggagagcctgttgtccaaacctctggcagtctctgtgggggtgtcacagggttcaattctcaggctgactcttttctctgtataaatcaatgatgttgctcttgctgctggtgattctttgatccacctctacacagacgacaccattctgtatacttttggcctttctttggacactgtgttaactaacctccagatgagcttcaatgccatactactctccttccgtggcctccaactgctctgaaaTGCAAGTATAACTGaatgcatgttcttcaaccgatcgctgcccgcacctgcctccccgtccagcatcactactctggacggttctgacttagaatatgtggacaactacaaataccgagagattgtaaactctccatccagactcacattaagcatctccaatccaaaattaaatctagaatcagcttcctatgtCGCAAAAAAcatctttcactcatgctgccaaacataacctcataaaactgactatcctaccgatccttgacttcgggcgatgtcatttataatgtagcctccaacactctactcagcaaattgtatgcagtctatcacagtgccatccgttttgtcaccaaagccccatatactacccaccactgcaacctgttaagcatcagctgtcagagcagctcacagatcactgcacctgtaaatagcccatctgtaaatatcccatccaactacctcattcccatattgttattgatttatttttttcagctcctttgcaccccagtatctctacttgcacatttatcttctgcacatctatcactcgtgtttaattgctaaattgtaattactttccactacagcctatttattgccttacctccctaatcttacctaatttgcacacactgtatatatatttttttccaattgtgttattgactgtacgtttgtttattccatgtgtaactctgtgttgttgtttgtgtctgctaaatgacttaaatgtaaatgtaaatgtgtcgcactgctatgctttatcttggccaggtcgcagttgtaaatgagaacgtgttttcaactggcctacctggttaaataaaggtgaaataaatcaaaagttggacatcttgaagcatgtggggacagcagactgggatagggggagattgaatatgtctcCGGCCAGCCAGCTATTCGGCCCTTGCTctgagggttaacacgcttaatgTTATGGGTTtacttgtaattgttaaggactggggagtttttcaggattaaaATAAACGGAACGGcaataagcacaggcaaaatcctacagAATAACccggttcagtttgctttccaccagacacttggagatgaattcacctttcagcaagacaataacctaaaactcaAGGCCGTATCTACACCGGAGTTGCTTACAAAGAAGACGGTAAATGTttctgagtggctgagttacagttatGTCTAGCTGTGATCAATGGTCAAATTGGCAGAGTTAGAAGAATTTTGAAATGGTGagatgttgcacaatccaggcgTGGAAAGCTCTTTAAGACTTTTCCATAAagacaaatgttagaatttttcttaAACTTTGAAATTACAGAGTATTGTGTgaagatcgttgacaaaaaaattacaattaaatcaatttgaaTCCCAAGTTGTAACACactaaaatgtgtaaaaagtcaaggagtgtgaatactttctgaagggactgCAGTAAGAAAATAcagagaatgtacagtatacatgcaAACAAGTACCTAGTACAATTGCATGATTAAAGTAAATAAGTGGTCTAAGaaatataaaaacaaaatacttttacaTATACCATGTGAACATTTCCTAAGAATAAATTAAACAcaggggtggggttgggggaatgGCATGGGGGTTTTGGGGTGGAGGCCCACTTCTTTTtgtttgataaagatgagcaaaaaaatattgtataaaataaataatacaaatattgaGCTATTTTGTATGCTCCCAAAAAAAGATTACAATTGCTCAGATAAAGATATTTTGTTAATCAAGTAATATTTTTTCTTCTCAAATCGATTGGCACCGCTGTTTTtaatacctttcaatacctcatCTTGCGAGGATAACGACACTGAGTATGTTgaatgagattggagaacacactgggattgatcttagcccattcctccatacataatctttccagatccttgatatccttggtctgtgcttatggactgccctcttaaATTCCAACGACAGATATTCAATTgtgttcaagtccggagactgagatcgccaatgcaaaatgttgattttgtgttaAATTAACCATTtgtttgtggattttgatgtgtgcttagGGCTATtatcttgctggaagatccacctCCAAGTTTCACCTCCACCTCCAAGTTTCAGAcacctggcagaggcaaccaggtttttggctacaGTGTCCTGGTACTAGGTAAAggtcatgatgccgttgacctaaactagggccccaggaccagtgtaggcaagatccaccaccatattttacagtaagtatgggggttattttctgctcatgcatccttttaaaatatatatatgcgTATTTTACCTGTTAATCAAAATCTCCTTATGTGAGCAATGTTATGAGTATAACATAATATGATTTCCCTTTTtttttgcatacaatatagctcagtatttcaagggtgccaataattttggacctgactgtacagtatgtggAAAATAATGATTGGAAAATATCATATGAACTGAATATATGAAATTCTATGAATTAGAATATTGTTCCTGAAAAAAAGGGGGAAAAAGAAGTAACACATGATTGTAATGCTCCTGATACTTCATACCTTCTCAGTTGAAGCCAGGGTGTATACTCTTGCAGGACCGTCAGCTTTTTTCCTAACTGACACATCATTTGCTGCATCCACTACAGCAGGGTTTCCCAACTGGAGTCCCACAGGCCGAATTTGGCCCGCCGGTGGTTATATTTGGCCCCACAAGTTTTCTGAGCAATTAATACATGTACTTTTTATTTCTAtatttggacataaaagactgtagcCACAGCAGGAAATCAGCAAAAAGTGATTTTAATATCAGAAATCtgttcccacgcataatagagagacgtGTGATCGTATATAAATAATGATAATTAATAATAATTGATTGGATTTATATAGCACTTTTCTACCAACTGAGATACATAGTAGAGGGAAGctcacctcctccaccatcaCTGTGTTTCACCCACTTCAGTGATGCACCGCGACCATTTTTGTGCCAGAActctcaccacacatcagctattAGTTGGGGTGGTGAAGAGTGATATATGCCCATTAGGAATGAGGTGGaggattaggtggccatgatggaatGTGGCCAGGTTGGGAATTTAGCCGTGACACCGGGGtgaacacccctactcttacaataagcgCCATGGGATTTTgaatgaccacagagagtcaggacaccaattttaacatcccatccaaaagaatGTCTCCAAATGTAAAtgaaggtttgaaatgattatgtttcagtcaaatataatattttttaaggctttttaaaatgtatttaaattccCCATtctcgtggtatccaattggtagttacagtcttgtcccatcactgcaactcccgtacagactcgggagaagcaaaggtcgagagccgcgCTTCCTCCAAAACACAATCCAGCCGAGCCaaactgcttcttaacacaatgaccgcttaacccggaagccagctgcaccaatgtgtcagaggaaacaccgtacacctggtgaccatgCCAGCATGCAttgcacccggcccaccacaggagttgctagagcacaatgggacaagaacatccctgctggccaaaacCTCCACAGTGGGCCTACTGTGCGCCGCCCCATTgttctcccggtcgcggccggctgcgacagagcttgGACTTGAACTAGGATCTCTAGTGGCatagctagcactgcgatgcagtgccttgtTATTAAGGCCCCTGTTAAGGCTTCTTGCGATCAATTTGCAGtcgaaaaatatatatttttattatgttCAGGACCTccgaccatccactcaagaaaaaatTGGCccttggctgaatctagttgatgatccctgcactaCAGGAAGGACATTGTTTCGTTTCGATTGATTTAAAGGTGCAGTTTTCTGAAAAATGTATAACTTCTCATAGATTGTAACCCTACTTTAGATAAAAGGGGCAATCTGAAATTCCAACAACAACAAAGTGTCACcctgccactgttttggtaaagaGCTGAGGGATGAACTGGATTAATGAAGCCACTCAAATGTGTGAAGGAAATCACGCTGCTTGATTCCCCTTGATTCAGCTCATACCGAGGCTCGAACTCAGTACCTCTGCCTCGCAAACACACGTGCCCGTCTTCCTGAAGAGTCTTACAAGTTGCACCACCGAAAGCTAGCTATTcggtggggacacttcaggctggggaGTGAGTTTCACAGATCCCAATCTGTTACATTCACCCCCCAACAACCCCGGCATTGAGCTAAGCGTAACTGCTGAACCGGGTCATAGCACCATTATAAAGGACAGCACGCTGCTTGCTTAGCAAGTACCGCTTCCCCCTGATTCAGATCATACCAAGGCTTCAACTCAGGACCTCAGCCTCGCAAACACACGTGACAGTCTTCCCAAAGTTTTTTACCAGATGCGCCACCTTAAAACTAGCTATTCGGCAGCGCAAGTGGGGAAATTGTAACCCATTTTGTCTCTGTTTAACGCATTATCAAATGGGGTTAATTGAaagcagaggtgtggactcgagtcacatgacttggactcgagtcagacTCGAGTCCGAAATATGATGGCTTGCAActtgactttaacaccaatgacttgTGACTaaacttggacttgagccttttgactcgaactgacttgataccctccccaagcccaaatatgaaaaatgatgctattaaaaaaaATGCACCGCATCAACTCGTCATTTAatggattacagtttgaatcggacagcagccaatcaaattgtgccagcaGAGAAAAAGTTGCGCATGGCACTGCAGAGGAACATTGgcgggtgaattcagatggagcccttggaaagatgataccccaAATTAatattttcggatataaagacAATACTGTAGTCACCAAAAAAtggattgcaacttgcaaaacatgcgggaagaaaatTATAGATGGAAGCGCAACAACTTCCAACTTTGTTTGACATTTTAAGCTGCACAAAAAACGGtaagtcgtggctaatatagccgacagctatatATAACTTTGCTAGTGTAGCATGTAGGCTAACGtaacgttaaatcaatgagcctccacacagtcatTCAGTGCGGGAACGTAATCATTGCACacaagattgagctacaactggtcaggcagttggtagcctaaatcctgcctgatgttactgctgttcctaaaaccattgacatatgttagcctactgtaaccacagacagagagggtgtgtgtgtgtgtgtgtgtgtgtgtgtgtgtgtgtgtgtgtgtgtgtgtgtgtgtgtgtgtgtgtgtgtgtgtgtgtaaggtcgggtgattgtggacaAGCCTACATCGCTCCTATGCACCCCATAGCGATCCTCGATAATCGATCCCTATGGGGGGGGTGCTATTGCAGCCGCTCAATCATTTTTTGATATGCTTGCCTCTTACAGATTTGAACAATTCCAGAAGAACAAATGTGTCAGAAGTGAACCACAAAAGTCTCCAATCTCACAGTTCATGGAGACCCATGTAGGGCAGTACAGCATGAATCATCCACAGCAGAAAGCTATCAACAAAGCAATTACTGTCCAACCTGGTTATCGATTGCAACTTGCCTCTGTCTATTGTGGAAAAAAAGTTTTCGTCACTTTCTGTCAATGGTTGACAGTAAGTACAGCCCAGTGTGTCGCCGAACATTGACATCAAAAGTAGAGAACCTCGCTACAGAGAGATGTTAAAAACTGAAAACTCATTTG
Above is a genomic segment from Oncorhynchus masou masou isolate Uvic2021 chromosome 23, UVic_Omas_1.1, whole genome shotgun sequence containing:
- the LOC135510754 gene encoding sodium/potassium/calcium exchanger 2-like isoform X4; translated protein: MGLDQPCLDMVVQRPFLDATCKRHRHQNLLRKLRPIRILGFVFSLVAISAISFSFSALTWSSGTHSELLLPQEALLQSGPAPHRTLLSTQHQRDPNVSADMPVAMRSSADGNESQGDYPTDLFTLEERRQGAVVLHMFGMLYMFISLAIVCDEFFVPALTVITEKLAISDDVAGATFMAAGGSAPELFTSVIGVFISHSNVGIGTIVGSAVFNILFVIGMCAIFSREILNLTWWPLFRDVSFYIIGLIMLICFFLDNYISYWESIALLSAYATYVIFMKFNSNVEGFVKGCMNKNQVVEVEVQPKAVSPGAPEDESKLSARPRLQRGGSSASLHNSLMRNSIFQLMIHTLDPLSEEFADSELGTYGKLKYYHTMTEEGKFREKASILHKIAKKKCQVEDSEKANGVANRSDKNLPNSSNVEVEVTPPMNGTAGQGEAAAEDEEDEDQPLSLSWPDTMRKRFTYLLIMPIIFPLWLTLPDVRKPTAKKFFPISFLGSICWIAGFSYLMVWWAHQVGETIGITEEIMGLTILAAGTSIPDLITSVIVARKGLGDMAVSSSVGSNIFDITVGLPFPWLLWSIINNMQPVALTNGFLG